A single Chanos chanos chromosome 8, fChaCha1.1, whole genome shotgun sequence DNA region contains:
- the ppp1r12c gene encoding protein phosphatase 1 regulatory subunit 12C, with the protein MGDAAKAKRREQLKRWYGSSTDREPDVPRQRWRGDVDEAVEPEAENTDLTGRSKDADGSRPNAVEHHGAQPRKRRRRVRFERTAEFLAICASGDTEEAQEMLKEAKEKKQDVINCSNADGITALHQACIDGSLEVVEFLLAQGADINQVDSEGWTPLHVAATCGNLEITKFLLEQGASLTAVNCDGDVPLDIAEDEATEVLLQEHTTKQGVDLEAAKRAEEEQIMTDARAWLTEGLPADLRHPKTGATPLHVSAAKGYLEAIKLMCQCGLDVSAKDNDGWTPLHAAAHWGQGDACRILAEQLCDMEARSNAGQTPFDVADENVASLLEELSQRQVNWRNEKSINDRQNASGSNNANAINKKRRTSVCRMSSRDKMNVQDQSKERGVSGGLELNEDRESSPESSTLSSPDTESITTSTISPADKTPEEKETEEKEQEKASRTARVQPTPQRKDSPAESPSNANANRPKFQAPVRDEESESQRKARSRLMRQSRRSTQGVTLTDLKEAERNVSKSADSSRSVQSVSPIVTVTPAERDTEPVKQAGTEADTRLGVRDRRRARRERRSTGLVQLTGEELDSGEDSEGTQGLHQLRDSKQSSSLDYKLLYEEILRENSRLKDKLQETQLLLNESKVELERLRQSQENSSERPALLELERFEKKALQRRATELEDELKVLVDLRADNQRLKDENAALIRVISKLSK; encoded by the exons atgggcgACGCGGCGAAAGCTAAGCGTCGGGAACAATTAAAGCGTTGGTATGGATCAAGTACTGACAGGGAACCTGACGTGCCAAGACAACGGTGGCGGGGCGATGTCGATGAAGCAGTTGAACCAGAGGCCGAGAACACGGACCTGACTGGTCGCTCCAAAGATGCGGATGGAAGTAGACCAAACGCTGTGGAGCACCATGGTGCACAGCCGCGTAAACGAAG ACGGCGAGTTCGATTTGAAAGGACGGCCGAATTCCTGGCCATTTGCGCCAGTGGTGATACAGAGGAGGCGCAGGAGATGCTAAAGGAGgcgaaagagaaaaaacaagatgtGATCAATTGTTCCAATGCAGATGGAATAACAGCTTTACACCAA GCTTGTATTGATGGGAGTTTGGAGGTGGTGGAATTTCTGCTGGCCCAAGGAGCTGATATTAACCAGGTGGATAGTGAAGGCTGGACCCCCCTTCACGTGGCAGCCACCTGTGGGAACTTGGAGATTACAAA ATTCCTGTTGGAACAGGGAGCGTCTCTGACCGCCGTCAACTGCGACGGCGACGTGCCCCTGGACATCGCGGAGGACGAGGCCACAGAGGTCCTCCTGCAGGAGCACACGACCAAACAGG GCGTGGACCTGGAGGCAGCCAAGCGCGCCGAAGAGGAGCAAATCATGACGGACGCTCGCGCGTGGCTCACGGAGGGGCTGCCCGCGGACCTGCGTCATCCCAAAACCGGAGCCACCCCCCTGCATGTGTCCGCAGCCAAGGGCTACCTGGAGGCTATCAA gctgatgtgtcagtgtggtcTGGACGTGTCGGCCAAGGACAATGACGGCTGGACCCCCCTGCACGCGGCTGCACACTGGGGTCAGGGAGACGCCTGCCGCATCCTCGCCGAACAACTCTGTGACATGGAGGCGCGCAGCAAcgcg ggtCAGACTCCATTTGATGTGGCTGACGAGAATGTGGCATCTCTACTGGAGGAACTATCTCAGCGACAAGTCAAC tggcGCAACGAAAAATCCATCAATGACAGACAAAACGCCTCAGGGTCCAACAATGCCAATGCCATAAACAAGAAACGCAG gaCTTCGGTGTGCCGGATGAGCAGCAGAGATAAGATGAATGTACAGGACCAGTCTAAAGAGAGAGGTGTTTCTGGAGGGCTGGAGCTGAATGAGGACCGAGAGAGTAGCCCCG aAAGTTCCACCTTGTCCAGCCCAGACACTGAGAGCATTACTACCTCCACAATCAGTCCTGCTGACAAG ACtcctgaggagaaagagaccgaagagaaagagcaggagaaagcCAGCCGCACCGCCCGGGTGCAGCCCACTCCGCAGAGAAAAGACTCCCCGGCCGAGAGTCCCAGCAACGCCAACGCAAACAGGCCCAA gttccAGGCCCCGGTGAGAGATGAGGAGTCAGAGTCTCAGAGAAAGGCCAGGTCTAGACTCATGCGGCAGTCTCGCCGAtccacacag ggagTGACGCTGACCGACCTGAAAGAGGCAGAGCGGAATGTCAGCAAAAGTGCCGATTCTTCACGCAGCGTCCAATCTGTCAGCCCCATTGTCACAGTCACACCCGCAGAGAGAG ACACTGAGCCAGTGAAACAAGCAGGGACAGAGGCAGATACCAGACTGGGAGTGAGGGACCGCAGGAgggccaggagagagagacgctcCACTGGATTGGTCCAGCTGACTGGAGAG GAACTCGACTCAGGCGAAGATTCAGAGGGCACACAGGG GCTTCATCAGTTACGGGATTCCAAGCAGTCGTCTTCACTAGACTACAAACTG CTGTACGAAGAGATTTTACGGGAGAACAGTCGACTCAAAGATAAGCTACAGGAAACTCAGCTTCTTCTCAACGAGAGCAAAGTGGAGTTAGAAAGACTGAGGCAG
- the psmd12 gene encoding 26S proteasome non-ATPase regulatory subunit 12 isoform X1, with product MSEDRAERSDGKVVKMEIDYSSTVDQRLPECEKMAKEGRLQEATESLLSLEKQTRTASDMVSTSRILVAIVQMCYEAKDWDALNENIMLLSKRRSQLKQAVAKMVQECYKYVDAVSDLTIKLRLIDTLRTVTAGKIYVEIERARLTKTLANIKEQNGEVKEAASILQELQVETYGSMEKKEKVEFILEQMRLCIAVKDYIRTQIISKKINTKFFQEEGTEELKLKYYNLMIQVDQHEGSYLSICKHYRAIYDTPCILEDSAKWQQALKSVVLYVILAPYDNEQSDLVHRINADKKLEEVPKYKDLLKQFTTMELMRWASVVEDYGKELREGSADSPATDVFTYTEEGEKRWKDLKNRVVEHNIRIMAKYYTRITMKRMAALLDLSVDESEEFLSNLVVNKTIYAKVDRLAGIINFQRPKDPNDLLNDWSHKLNSLMSLVNKTTHLIAKEEMIHNLQ from the exons ATGTCTGAGGATAGAGCTGAAAGATCAGATGGAAAGGTTGTGAAGATGGAAATTGATTACAGTTCTACTGTAGATCAACGTCTTCCAGAGTGTGAAAAAATGGCAAAA gaAGGAAGACTTCAGGAAGCTACTGAGAGTTTACTGTCTTTGGAAAAGCAGACAAGAACG GCTTCGGACATGGTGTCAACTTCCAGGATTTTAGTTGCCATAGTGCAGATGTGCTATGAGGCTAAAGACTGGGACGCcctgaatgaaaatattatgCTCCTGTCCAAAAGGAGGAGTCAGCTGAAACAG GCTGTGGCAAAGATGGTACAAGAGTGTTATAAATACGTGGACGCTGTGAGTGACCTCACCATCAAACTGAGGCTTATCGACACCCTGAGGACAGTTACAGCCGGCAAG ATCTACGTGGAAATCGAGCGCGCCAGACTTACTAAGACACTGGCTAACATTAAGGAACAAAATGGAGAAGTTAAAGAGGCAGCGTCCATCCTACAGGAGCTGCAG GTGGAGACTTATGGCTCCatggagaagaaggagaaagtaGAGTTTATCCTGGAACAGATGAGACTGTGCATCGCTGTGAAGGACTACATCCGCACTCAGATCATCAGCAAGAAAATCAATACCAAGTTCTTCCAAGAGGAGGGTACAGAg GAACTGAAGTTGAAATACTACAATTTGATGATTCAAGTTGACCAGCATGAGGGCTCCTATCTTTCTATATGCAAACACTATCGGGCCATATACGACACGCCCTGCATCCTGGAGGATAGTGCAAAATGGCAGCAG GCCCTGAAGAGTGTTGTGCTTTACGTGATCCTGGCTCCTTACGACAATGAGCAGTCCGACCTAGTACACAGAATCAATGCTGACAAGAAGCTGGAAGAAGTCCCCAAGTACAa GGATCTTCTGAAGCAGTTCACTACCATGGAACTCATGCGCTGGGCGTCTGTAGTGGAGGATTACGGGAAGGAGCTGAGAGAGGGGTCAGCTGACAGCCCAGCTACTGATGTCTTCACTTacacagaggagggagagaagagatggaaggatctgaaaaacagagtggTAGAGCAT AACATAAGAATCATGGCCAAGTATTACACGAGGATTACAATGAAAAGGATGGCCGCACTTCTTGACCTCTCTGTCGAT gAGTCAGAGGAGTTCCTCTCTAATTTGGTGGTTAACAAGACCATTTACGCCAAGGTGGATCGGTTAGCAGGCATCATCAACTTCCAGAGGCCCAAGGACCCCAACGACCTTCTGAACGACTGGTCCCACAAACTGAACTCCCTCATGTCCCTGGTCAACAAAACCACTCACCTCATTGCCAAAGAGGAGATGATCCACAACTTGCAGTAA
- the psmd12 gene encoding 26S proteasome non-ATPase regulatory subunit 12 isoform X2 yields the protein MSEDRAERSDGKVVKMEIDYSSTVDQRLPECEKMAKASDMVSTSRILVAIVQMCYEAKDWDALNENIMLLSKRRSQLKQAVAKMVQECYKYVDAVSDLTIKLRLIDTLRTVTAGKIYVEIERARLTKTLANIKEQNGEVKEAASILQELQVETYGSMEKKEKVEFILEQMRLCIAVKDYIRTQIISKKINTKFFQEEGTEELKLKYYNLMIQVDQHEGSYLSICKHYRAIYDTPCILEDSAKWQQALKSVVLYVILAPYDNEQSDLVHRINADKKLEEVPKYKDLLKQFTTMELMRWASVVEDYGKELREGSADSPATDVFTYTEEGEKRWKDLKNRVVEHNIRIMAKYYTRITMKRMAALLDLSVDESEEFLSNLVVNKTIYAKVDRLAGIINFQRPKDPNDLLNDWSHKLNSLMSLVNKTTHLIAKEEMIHNLQ from the exons ATGTCTGAGGATAGAGCTGAAAGATCAGATGGAAAGGTTGTGAAGATGGAAATTGATTACAGTTCTACTGTAGATCAACGTCTTCCAGAGTGTGAAAAAATGGCAAAA GCTTCGGACATGGTGTCAACTTCCAGGATTTTAGTTGCCATAGTGCAGATGTGCTATGAGGCTAAAGACTGGGACGCcctgaatgaaaatattatgCTCCTGTCCAAAAGGAGGAGTCAGCTGAAACAG GCTGTGGCAAAGATGGTACAAGAGTGTTATAAATACGTGGACGCTGTGAGTGACCTCACCATCAAACTGAGGCTTATCGACACCCTGAGGACAGTTACAGCCGGCAAG ATCTACGTGGAAATCGAGCGCGCCAGACTTACTAAGACACTGGCTAACATTAAGGAACAAAATGGAGAAGTTAAAGAGGCAGCGTCCATCCTACAGGAGCTGCAG GTGGAGACTTATGGCTCCatggagaagaaggagaaagtaGAGTTTATCCTGGAACAGATGAGACTGTGCATCGCTGTGAAGGACTACATCCGCACTCAGATCATCAGCAAGAAAATCAATACCAAGTTCTTCCAAGAGGAGGGTACAGAg GAACTGAAGTTGAAATACTACAATTTGATGATTCAAGTTGACCAGCATGAGGGCTCCTATCTTTCTATATGCAAACACTATCGGGCCATATACGACACGCCCTGCATCCTGGAGGATAGTGCAAAATGGCAGCAG GCCCTGAAGAGTGTTGTGCTTTACGTGATCCTGGCTCCTTACGACAATGAGCAGTCCGACCTAGTACACAGAATCAATGCTGACAAGAAGCTGGAAGAAGTCCCCAAGTACAa GGATCTTCTGAAGCAGTTCACTACCATGGAACTCATGCGCTGGGCGTCTGTAGTGGAGGATTACGGGAAGGAGCTGAGAGAGGGGTCAGCTGACAGCCCAGCTACTGATGTCTTCACTTacacagaggagggagagaagagatggaaggatctgaaaaacagagtggTAGAGCAT AACATAAGAATCATGGCCAAGTATTACACGAGGATTACAATGAAAAGGATGGCCGCACTTCTTGACCTCTCTGTCGAT gAGTCAGAGGAGTTCCTCTCTAATTTGGTGGTTAACAAGACCATTTACGCCAAGGTGGATCGGTTAGCAGGCATCATCAACTTCCAGAGGCCCAAGGACCCCAACGACCTTCTGAACGACTGGTCCCACAAACTGAACTCCCTCATGTCCCTGGTCAACAAAACCACTCACCTCATTGCCAAAGAGGAGATGATCCACAACTTGCAGTAA